A region of the Cannabis sativa cultivar Pink pepper isolate KNU-18-1 chromosome 3, ASM2916894v1, whole genome shotgun sequence genome:
AAAAATATAAACTCTGATATTTCTATTGATTGGAAAGTTTTGGGTGTTTCGATGATCATGAGTTCATTGTTGTTTTGAATAATGTAAGtactttgaattattttttgaacTGGGTTTTTGTTaaagataatgaaaaatatgATCTATAAATTTCTGAAGGGTTTACTAAATTAGTAgaggaaacaaaaaaaaaaaggtttattTTGAGTGGGATTCAACTACTAATAactttgttttaaatttttttgtttaacTAGTCCGATGGCTGTCTAAACTAAGTTAGCATATGTTAGTGAAATCTTTATTCCCTTGTatgtttctttgtttttaattgattctaaattatttataactaaaGGAGCAAAAGAGAGTGAAGAAGAAAAGGAAGCAAAGTATGAAGGAAATGTAAGGGTACTTAGGAGGATGTGCAATTGAAAGAGTGACTGTTTTAACAGTAAGAAGAGAAACACAAGAGCAAGAGCATTATCGGATAAGATCAGTTGAGTGAACTAAGTTGTTTAAGCTACAAATATCATTATGTTGTATGAATTTGTATGGTATATGTATTAGtactttttaatttaagttgagtTAGATGTTATGACTTCATTTTCATAATAAATCCTGTTTGGTGTATGGAACAGATATAATTTTGCATGAGAAATGGATATTATGGTGAAGCAAGAAATGTTGCTTTTCTCGTCTCGTTATTCACACCAGTTTGCTCCACTGGTATGCATATATGTGTAGTTTTACATTATCCCTTTTATGATTTCTGATAGTTTTggctatatttttatttttattctattttttttttaatatagaatTAACAGCTTACTATAGGTGAAGCAATCATTTGCTGAGTGAGGTGTTTTCAATGTTTATATATGTATCTCTGGTGAAAAGCTTGTAATATATACATTGAGATTGCATAATAGAAAGAGAGGTCTCAAATGGTGTGTATCTATAGTTGTTAAATCTTggtagttgttgttgttttcagtATCGCTAAAGATGTTAAAAATGTGCATATGCAGTCCTCAAGAAAGAGAGAGCGTTACAGAACAGCAGACAGTGTTAAGACAACTGGAGGCAATACTCTCAGTTCACAAGTTGGTTAAACTTGGTCATTATATCGATGCTCTTAGAGAGGTTGCAAGACTCCCCTTTCTTCCTCTGGATCCAAGAACTCCCGACATTGCGCCTGATGTGTTTCAAAACTTGTCTCCTCATGTTCAAGCTTGTGTTCCAGACCTTCTCAGAGTTGTTCTTACTTGTCTGGATAATGTCACAGATTCTGATGGATCGCTCCGGGCTTTGAGGGCAAAGGTTTGTATTTTTTGCAGTACTAATATTTCTTGTTATGCAAAAATGGATAAAATGTGAGAAGTGATTGTAATTAAGCACTTGCATTGATTTGTGTTTTGCAGATTGCGTCTTTTATTGCGACTAATTCGAGTAGGAATTGGCCTCGGGACTTGTATGAAAAGATTGCAAGAAGCTTATGAACATAAGATGAAAATGATGGTCACATACCAAATCCAAGAAAGAACAAACAAAGGATGGTCACGTGAGAATGTAAATGTATGGGGAATGAGAGTGTGGTGAATGGTGAGACTGAGAGAGGTCATTTATTTGTTGTAGAAAACAAGTTTAGAGAATGGTATGTACGTAAAAAATCTGACTTGTCTTTCTTTCAAACTGATGAGTAATGAGTTCAACTGTAGCATGGGGTTTTGCTGAGGTTTTCTTTTTGAATATGTTATATACTAAAATGTTTTTCCTTAAACAACAGTAGATCTCTtagcaatttttctttttattccaAATCTTTTGGTGGATTTCAAATAGCTTTTTCAGGAAGCAAATAGCTTGGCAGTACAATATAAAGATTACTCTCTCTATTTGTATTGCTCTTTAGTAAcgtttaaatgtaatttatttgttatttttatttttctaatcctAGAGTCTGAATTAAACTTAAATGTAAAATTAGAAGATATAAGTTTACACTAATGGTACATTGTTTGTTTATTGGATTGGGAGTGTTTTTACCAAATTGTATTGTGTTTCTTTGCTACTATTCATTGATgctaataaaataacaaaaagttaCAAATAGGAAAAGTATTGTTTGCTTAActacaaaaagaaaaagttgaaaGCATGATAAGATGAATAAGCAAAAGAAAAAGTAAGACACGTGTGCcttgatttttcattattattttccttatttttaaattaatgtcAAGTTTGGTTGTTTTTAGTTTCACTTACAATAATAgtcatcaaatttaaaaatcataTATGGATCAtcaaatgataaaaaaatatcttaaagtaACTCATACATATCGataagagcattgctattgggcaccagtggtgcctagcaccttctaaATGTGTCAACTTGCaattggttagcgatactctataaaaattattatattaaactatatgggacccgatacttaattgcaccaatagcgatattgacacgtaggagggagctaggcaccagtggtgccctttagcatttctatATCGATaagtattatataaatatttgtatatttattcAGATATATTATTAGTGAAATTATTGTCCATCAATgagtagaaaaagaaaaagttgaatGGACCTGATAAAGGAAAAGTGACTAATAATTGAGACACTCACAAACAAAATACATATGAAAGAATCAATTCAATTCGTAAAAAAGAaatgaaagctgaaattcaaagatcattaatcaATAAAGTATTACTGGATTCCAGCATATGTGAATCACATTCATACAATAGTCCACTTTAGTTTTCTACCACATTCATCatttatattcttaattatatgCTCTTTCACTCTCACTCTCTAACACCTCAACAAGACTACTACTCACCACTCTTCTCTAATACCAAACAAGTTTGAAAAGCCATGGCTGAGTTGATTCTGTCTCCGATTGCTGAGAAAATCATTGGTGGTTTGGGATCTGAAGCTGTGAAACACATCTCTCTGATTTGGGGTGTGGAGGATGAGGTTGAAGATCTCAAAGAAACCATTTCAACAATCCAAGCTGTGCTTTTGGATGCTGAGAGGAAACAATCTCACAACAACCAAGTCAAGAACTGGCTCCAAAGGCTGAGCACTGTGGTTTTTAAAGCAGACGACTTGATGGACGACTTCAACACTCAAGCTTTGATCATGTCTCACAACCCAATGGCCAACCAGGTTCGGattgttttctattttcaaaaatattttttttctaacatattatattttatatttttactcaCATATATAGACCTTAAATCTGGACTCGGATTTCaaaccagacccggacccaggccCTGATCTAGACTCAGACATCAGACTTGAACCCCAATTGTAGGTCGAGACTCGGACACGAACCCCAAGGCTAGGTCTGAGGTTCGGGGTCCAAGTCTAAGTTCGGGCAAAGGTCCGAgttcaggtccaggtctagGATCTGAAATAGGATAAGTTCGGTAtagaatattaatttttttagtaaaacaaatctaaaatagttttaaaaaaatttgagccaaaaactattaaattttgaaaatgacaaaaaaacTATTCTTTAttcttacttttaaaaatacaattttaaaaatttaaaaacacaGTGAAACAATCTCACACACATCTAAAGAGTGAGGCAACAAATATTGCTTTGCTTCTATAATTGTCAAATTCCTACCAATAATGAGAAGAGATATAAACTCAACAActaaataaattgaaataaaatattttttttgaacaatgaaataaaatatctttgAATTGCAACAATCATTCGAATTTGTTCAATTTTcgttatcttattatttttttttgaaactgaTACGAACCACACCAACTTGTGATGAAACCCGACACCAAATATGGAACAGCCACCAAGAACAAACGATGTTGGAATAGAACCTCGACCCAATGCTTAGCGAAGCACGAACCTTGGTATAAGGAAGACGCCACAAACGGGGATGGAAATCCGTTTGATAAGTCAAGTTGAAAGCCACAAGGATACCTCCTTGATAAGTTCACAAGTTTCTTCAAGAACTCTAGAAGATAAAAACTCACAATTTGCATATATGATAATCTGATTTTTACAATGGAAAGGTAGTCCATTTTATAGGACGAAAAATGACACCTAAAAGACCTTTGGACTTCAACATTAACACACCTAAGACCTTTGGTCTTTCCAATAAAAGCATACTAAATAAGACTCTTGGTCTTCATAATGAAAGCTCCATAATGAAGACCTTTTGACTCTGAAAGTCCTAATTACTACAAGTTCAAATTGATGATTCTTAACAGAGTAATTCTATGTTATGAACTAGAAATTAAAATCAATGAACACAGAATTTACAAGCTTCCTCTGCATTGGAAACGCATTCCAACCgagtagtgcttgggttcccttgAACCGGGTACAGTAACTTTCACTAAACAATCAATTCAATTACAATATCCAGTTCTGATTCTTCAAATCAAACAATGTAATCTAAATTGACTTTTGTACAAAGTTACCTAATGCTTGAACAACCTCAAGCTTTGAGATCTAAACACATTTAGATCTCAAACACAAGAAACACACAGCTGAACTACCTTCAGCAAAGaatctgaactcccttcagatcAAGCAGATTCGAACTCCATCTTCAACCTCAGGAAGATCTCTCGAATTTCAATCTGCACATACAAGAAACAGAAACAGAAAAATGTTGCCCCAGCAGAGCAAGAATCAAGAAGAAGATTCTAACAGAAGAGAGTTAGTTAGTACAACGGTTCTGACCGAATTTATATACTAAAGATAATAAACCAGACTAACTAACCAACTAGCTAAGTACAGCTGGCACAACCTAACAAACTGCAGAAAGCTGACATGGCACTAAATGATATTAGTGAAAACAGATGCAACTAACTACAGAACAGATGTTAGAGAAAACAAATACTGAACAAAAGCAATATCTAATTTGCCACACAAAACATGACACTTACAGACTCCACTCTTGTAACTCCCACACAAAAGAACTTGACACATATAAATGTGACAACTACGACCATATGATAAAAACGTGACACATAAAATAAAACGTGACACATATAATGAAGCTTCAAAATTCAGTCCACTTTGATGAGTATGACCAATCTTTGTTCTCCTTCCGTGTTGACCACGGTCTCTTCTTGATTTAAGACTTTGTGTACTAGGCTGTTAAGCTCTTCCTTGAATCTCTTAGCTTGTGCCCTAGTCACTGGACCCACTGGAATTGGACTTGATACTTGGTCCTTGATGTCCTCATCAGAAACGGATTCTCGTTACCTTATTAAATACAGAACTTAACATGCCACAACAGAAAATATAAgagatttttataaaaatattagattttaggtaaaaatttataattttgctGTCACAtggaattttttataaaaacattgattttttataaaataaccgtaaaacaataaaatagaacaattaaaacaacaatggaacaactaaaaaacaaccataAAACAATAGCGAAAACTTAACACGGTACAAAATATAAAACTTATAcagtattttgaaaaaaaaatatagtatttttttttaaaaaaattccctcccgtaataaaaaagtaaaaaaaaaaattaaaattatagtaTATGGTGTAAAAACTCCAAAATATAACACTACAAAAAGTATAGCAGcaatactaaaataattttatgatgATTGACAATAAATTGTATGTATATAAAAAGTAATTATATAAGCTTACAAAAGGAAAATTCATCTAAGAcaaaaaagagaaaatgaaaGTCTAAATATTATTAGACTAAATACCTATCTCTTTTGTATACGCACTTAATTATAAATGTTGAGAATTGCCTAAGCTTGATCCTAATTCGAATATATGATAaacagagaaaagaaagaaagtgattttttttttttaatgaatactagtgtgtgtatgaatttgtacaAGAGTAAGTGTCTAAACCTTTAAAAGTTTTCTACTTATAGCTTAGGCCTTAGACAAGTACATTGAGTTGTTAAGTGTCATTAACAGCTCTAAGTAACACTAACGGTTCTAAACAGAAACTAATAACTAGCTTAGGTACTAATGAGATCCCAGCCAGGATAAAAGGTCATTAAACTAACATAAAAAGaaagctaattagtaattttttctcctgaactttgacatgtactaaatcgtgctccctgaacttttttggccgttaaaaattccctccgaactattgagattgttaaatttaaggatttttgtctaattttagtaaaaaaattctaacatggatgaaagttcaaggggcatgatttagtacatatcaaagtttgagggacatgatttggtagatatcaaagtctggggagcatgatttaatacataaacaatcactgaaacagtaaaattgaatgaaattaggcaaaagtccttaaatttaataatctcaatagttcggggaaatttttaacggctaaaaaagttcaggggtacgatttactacatgtcaaagttcagggggaaaaattactaattagccaatTCAATTTAAATCCTtcctaagaaaataaaataaaattatacaacTCCACAGGTGTGCACCTTCTTTTCCAGCTCCAACCAGCTCGCTTTCCGTTTCAAGATGAGTCGTAGAATACAAGGCATCAAGAAAAAACTGGCTTCCATTTCCAATGATAAAAGCTTCTTTTTGGAGCAAGGACGTCAAGAAACTACCCTAACTCCTAGAAGAGTGAGAGATGCTGACTTCTATGTACATAAGGAAGATGTTATTGGGAGGGACAAGGATAGATCGTTCATCATCGATAATCTTTTATTGGAGAATTTTGATCAAGAGAGTGTCTCGGTGATTGCTATTGTAGGAATAGGTGGTCTAGGAAAAACCACTCTTGCCAAAAGTATTTATAATGATGGGCAAGTCCAAAAACAATTTAAGTTAAGGATTTGGGTGTGTGTATCTGATCCATTTGACTTCAGACTAATTATTAAAAGTATTATTGAGTCTGCAGAAGGCCAGGCTATTTCGGGAGACATGGGAACAGAATTGTTAGTAAAGAAACTTCGAGAAGTACTTGGTGGAAATCAGTATTTTCTTGTACTAGATGATATATGGGAGGAAGACCATGCTATGTTGTTGAAGTTAAAAGATTtaataacaagtaatgaaaaTGCTGGGAGTAGAGTTGTAATAACTACTCGTAGTGAAAACATTGCTAAATTCTTAACTACCGAACAACAACCCTATCAACTAGGGGTTCTTGATGAAGTTGAATCTTGGTTTTTGTTTAAAAGGGTGGCTTTTGAAGATGGATCACAAGAGCTAGATAACTCTAGCATTGTGGAGATTGGAAAGGAGATTGTGAAAAGGTGTAAAGGAATCCCCTTGGCCATCAAAACAATAGGAAATATATTACACGGGAAAAGTTTAGAATCAGAGTGGTCTTCCTTAGATaaggaattttcaaaaataccttATCGAAGAGAAGATGATATGTTACCCACCCTCAAATTGAGTTATGATCATCTTCCCTCCCATTTGAAACTTTGCTTTGCCTATTGTAGTTTATTTCCTAAAGATAAAGAAATTAAGGtgagaaatttaattaatctttGGATGGGGCAAGGATTTCTCAAGTTATCTACAAGTCAAGATCAATATTTGGAAGATGTGGGTTATGAATGGTTTATGACTTTGTTGGAAGGATCATTCTTTCAAGATGTTGAAGTAGATGAATGTGGAATTATAAAGAAATGCAAAATGCATGATTTGATGCATGATCTTGCTGTTCAAGTAGCTGGAGAAGAATGTACTACTTTTGCAATTTCAAATGGCCAAAGAAATATCAAGGAAACTACTCTTCATGTGTCTTTTGTAGGCGATGCTTACTTAGGAAGTGAACTTTCAGCTTCATTGGCTCATGCAAAAAATATTCGAACATTTCTTAGTATTTCAAACCCTAAGAAGGAGTTATTTTGCGATGCCATAACATTAAACTGTAAGTTTATACGTTGTTTGGATTTGAACCGTTCAAGTGGGAAGATAGTATCAAATTCTATTGGCAAGTTGAAACACTTGAGATATTTAGACCTTTCATCGAATTCTTATCTCAATTCACTTACCAATTCAATTACGAATTTGGTGAATTTGCAAACGTTGAAGGTTAATTATTGCTCAAATCTCAGAGAACTACCTAGAGGTTTTGTGAAACTCATTAACCTTAGGCATCTTGAACTTTCTTGGTGTAAATTGAATTCTTTGCCAGGTGGAATAGGTCAGTTGACACAATTGAGATACTTGGATCTTTCTTGGAATCAAAATCTATTATTActtccagattcaatgaatgatTTGTTGAATTTGCAAACACTGAAACTCAATCATTGCTCAAAACTCAAAGAGCTTCCTAGAGATATTGGGAAACTCATCAACCTTAGGCATCTTAAAATCTCTGATAAATTGGAGTATATGCCAAGTGGACTGGGCAAGCTAACTAATCTCCAAATATTATCAAATTATGTGTTGATGAAGAGCGAAAAGTGTACCCCAAGGCATGGTGGTGAGCTAAAGGAATTGATGAGATTGAACAACTTGAGAGGCAAATTGGAACTTACAAATTTGAGTTGTGAGAAAAATGTGGCAGTGGAGTATGAGAAAGCCAAATTAAAGGATAAACAATATCTTCTATCATTGACAATGGAGTGGGATTCTGAAGCTAAAATGGATGAAACCGAGGCTATTGTTGGTTATGAGATGTCATTAGAAGGTCTCCAGCCACATCAAAATATTCAGAAGCTAAGGCTAACAAATTATGGGGGTGTTAAGCTCTCCAGTTGGCTCTCATCACTTACTAAGCTAGTGAAGTTAACTTTGAAAGATTGTGCAAAATGTGAGCATCTGGTTCCATTGAATCAATTCAAGTGTCTCAAGCATTTGAAACTTGTGAGGTTGATATGTTTAGAGTACATATCCAACACTAATAATGTCAGCGAAGACTTGGTTGGTTCAACAACAACATTACTGCCATCTCTAGAGTCACTTTGGTTGTGGGATTTGCCTAATCTAAAAGGATGGTGGAGAGAGACTGAAGTTCATCATTCTTGTTTTGATGCAAATGCAAATGCAAATGAAGATAATCACTCTTCCTTGCCTTATTATCTCCCTTCtctttcaaaattacatatagAAGATTGTCCTAAGCTGACTTGCATGCCACTTTACCCACGTTTGGAAGGAGGATTGGAACTGAGGAAGACTAGTTGGAAGCCATTAGAAGAGACATTCAGAATGAGGATGATGATGAGCAGTAACGTTGGATCTGTATTCCCAACAGCTCCTTCTTTCTCACCTCTCTCCAAATTAGAATGCCTGTATCTAATAGACATTGATGATCTAGAATGTCTTCCAGACTCCTTCAAGAGCCTTACTTGTCTCAGTAGCTTGATTATTGATGGTTGTCCTAAATTGAAGGATTTGTGTCCTGGTATTCTACATCTCTCATCACTTCGACATCTACAGATTAGCAAATGCGAGGGGTTAGGGCACATGCTGATTAGTGATGATTATGACTTTATGTGGCAATCCCTAAATGGAACCCTTGGATTATTAGAACTATGTACGTTGCCAAATATAGTGACTGTTCTTCCTAAGGGTATCCAACATCTTACAAGCTTACAAGAacttcaagttttttttttgtgatagtCTAACAACAATTCCAGGGTGGATCCATAACCTCAAATCACTTGAGAGACTTTACTTGTGGTCCTGCCCCAATCTGACATCATTACCTGAAGGAATTCGAAGCCTCACCACTTTGAACCTGTTATATATTGATTCATGTCCCATGTTATTGAAGAGATGCAAAAGGAATACAGGTGAAGATTGGGATAAGATTTCTCATATAGAAGACTTGACCTTAATTCCAGATCCAAACAAAGAACAAGAAAATGAGGTAGAAAAGTCAATGTCTAATGTTTGCTTTTATTTGCAGTTAACATTAAATGAACGCTTATGATGTTTATCTTGATAATATATTGCAGAATACAAAGGGATGCAACCTCTTGAAGAAGTTTAGGCTACGCAATACAAGAAATCAAGGATAGATTAGATATATCATTTGTGTAGGTAATTATTAAAGAGTGCTTTCATGGTGATGAGTTCGTCTTGTCTTGGTTTTGAATTGTTTTATGACCTTTTTGtgtgttaattatttatttgatttaagtgTAGATGTTGTCATTAATTCATTTTCATACTAAATCTAGTTTTTTTATTGTCTGAGACTGATATACTTTTGTTTTGCAATTACAGGTAAAGTGATTTTGCTGGTGAATTAATTATGATGAAGCAAGAAATGTTGCTCTCTTATGCTGTTCTTTAAACCAATTTGCTCTTATGGTATGTAAATGTTTACTTCTGAATATTATCACTTTTATGATATCTGATAATAAATTGTTTGTGACTATATTTTTgttcttattcttattttttttaatgtacaaTTAACAGCTTACAAAATGGATGGACACACTGAAGCAAAAGCAACCATAGGCTGTAGCTGTGGTGAAGATGATTGGGTGAGCTGTGAAAAGCTTGCATTATGCATCAAGTCTGCCTATTGAGACTAGCTTACAATGCTGTAATCACAGTGAAGAATCAGAGATGCATATGTGTAAAAGAGTGCCCTTTTGAGAATGTTTTACGGTTAGGCTCACGATGGGAGTTGGTGGCAGTTTTGGGAGCTAGAAATCAATTCTTCTTTGGAAACAGGGATTTTGACTTGGCCTCTGTTTCGAGAAAAGTGTTTGAAGATGTGGTGGAGTTCACTAGAATTCGGGATAAACCAGGGACCAAATCTGTATTCACTCGGACTGCACAAGTCTCGTTCATTAATGTCCCTTGTATAGTATGTTTCTTTGTTCTCCATTCTCTTGGATAAAGTTTACAAGTTGTATTTAATTTTGAACTTTTTACATGCAGTCAGTGGGTAGAGAAGAATGTATATGAAGAGTTCCAGTGGGCTTGTAAATATGGAGTTACATGGCTGCAAGGAAATCATTATGAGAGTTTGATTGCTCAGAAAATGGAATGTGTAAGTTTTGTTTGTATACCAAGCCCAACAATGAATGAGTACAAAATACACAAAGCAATGGATTTCTTAAGTACGTATTTAATTTGGGTTTAGATGTTATTAATTTATTCATGAATGTGGGGTTTGGCACACTTGAACACAGCATAACAGCTTTTACTATCAACCAGGTGTTTTGAGGAATAACGGCTTTAACGGTTTTCTACAACTTATGTCAAGCTGTCTCAGTCGACCAAAGCCTATAAATAAGGCTTTTATACAGTTGGTTCAAGAGCAGATTAGATCAAGAAGATTGAGGCACAAACAGATCAGGAATAAGTGAGAGTTTATGAGGGTTGTAAAAGAGTGTCTTGTGTGTTTGATCAAGAGCTCTCATGTGAGATATGATGTAAACGAAACTTTTGATTCCCTGTACTTCAAATGTCTGTACTGTTCTTGCTGATTGATCAATAAAGACTCAGGACAAACTAAGTGACTAAGTGTATCACCATTCTTAGTTTGTGTCTTGTAATCTGTGTGTAACTCTTGGTTAATTATTAGAATTAATCGCTCTTGCATATTTTGTTTGTTGCTGAACTTGATGATATGTATTTGTGATTTTGTGTGTAACTCGTGTTATAAAAATTCAGATCTTGGCGGCTAGAGTTATTACAGAAACTTCTTGTACTATTGTTGTTTGACTTGTTGAAACTTTGATCCACTTGGTGTTTGGAGTTCAAAAATAGTTTTGATTGTGTTCCTGAAAAAGAGTAATGAGAAAGAAACAAGAAGAATAAAGTAATTATCGGGTAATGGTTATGGTatcaatttttctaacttaaatttgcaATTATTGGAATACGTTTCTCCACTTTTTAAAATTCTATTAGTCTTGAAAAACCAAAACTTGGGTGAatacaaaaagcaaaagaacaAAAGTTAAAAGAtaggaaaaaaaagaaagaaaaggatTTTCTCTGGTTTTGGCCAATAATTGTTTCCATTGTAAGCATTATGTGAATTTGATGAATAATGTGATATCTGATAATTGTTTGTGgctatattattattacttctCATGTTACAACtagtcttattatttttttaaagtacAATTAACAACTTTCAAAATGAATAAACACTGAAGCAATCATTAGCTGAGCTGCTTTAAATGATTGTTTGGCAGATTGTTAGAGAATTATTATTCCCTTTGTAATATTTACTGAGAGAAGGAATAGAGAGGTCtgaaatttaagttgtaaaccAGAGAGATTGCTGTTGAATCTTGGTACGTAGTCGTTTTCAATGAGCATACTCAAACAGTCAAACTACCTAATAGAGCTCACTATTTTGACAATTTTTCTCCTATTACTAAATTAACATATCTTCGATTCTTTATTTCTATGTTAATAACTCtctcctttttttaaaaaaaaaaaattacagtaaaagataatttagaaataaaaataaataatttttcaatttttattacatGTATTCAACCCAATAAATTTTTTGTCTTGCTTGTCTACCAAAATACCAATTTAAGTGTGTAGTGcatattttctcaatatattaggctatttagtatttttgttgcttttttaattttttagtctgTTAAAAGTAATTCttaaactatttaatttttttaatcattaattaatttttaatttaattattttttaaaaaataaataattattattctttaATGTTAAATTATACATGTGGTGTTAATATGACAATTGACTAAACAGTCATGTCATCATTTTGTTTGTCACGTACGATAAAATTTGACAATTGAcctttacaattttataaaaagtcTAGGGACTATATATTGTTAATGAGTTGAAAAGTTGAGGAGCACAAGGGTATTTAATTTATTGGattacatttaatatttttagaaatatcCAGATCCGATTCAATTATATATTGGTTACATTTTACAATGCAATATCTAATTCATTTCAATCATTCACTAGATCTATTGGATTGGTTGTATCCATTAGATGTATTTTATGTATATCAATTGAATTAATTCattgttatttaatattttagacttattattttttttttaaattatatctatttaatattttaaatctaatatataTTGGATTGAATTAAATCCatccaatttaaaatatatatattaatttacatatatatatgaaattttacactaaaaatacaaaatggaatttttattatataaatacttaCACACGGTTACCTCAATATTTTTAccttttctctttattttattacatatataccaCATGCACACTCCCCCCATGCATATGACACGTGCATCTCCCCCATCCCTCTTCAATCAACCATCAATCActtccctcttttttttttttttttttttctttttcattttttcctttgatttttcatttcttttcagatttttttttaagtatctTGTAACCTCCATTGATGACTTATATCAATCATACCTTACATCatttccct
Encoded here:
- the LOC115710082 gene encoding putative disease resistance protein RGA1, with the protein product MAELILSPIAEKIIGGLGSEAVKHISLIWGVEDEVEDLKETISTIQAVLLDAERKQSHNNQVKNWLQRLSTVVFKADDLMDDFNTQALIMSHNPMANQVCTFFSSSNQLAFRFKMSRRIQGIKKKLASISNDKSFFLEQGRQETTLTPRRVRDADFYVHKEDVIGRDKDRSFIIDNLLLENFDQESVSVIAIVGIGGLGKTTLAKSIYNDGQVQKQFKLRIWVCVSDPFDFRLIIKSIIESAEGQAISGDMGTELLVKKLREVLGGNQYFLVLDDIWEEDHAMLLKLKDLITSNENAGSRVVITTRSENIAKFLTTEQQPYQLGVLDEVESWFLFKRVAFEDGSQELDNSSIVEIGKEIVKRCKGIPLAIKTIGNILHGKSLESEWSSLDKEFSKIPYRREDDMLPTLKLSYDHLPSHLKLCFAYCSLFPKDKEIKVRNLINLWMGQGFLKLSTSQDQYLEDVGYEWFMTLLEGSFFQDVEVDECGIIKKCKMHDLMHDLAVQVAGEECTTFAISNGQRNIKETTLHVSFVGDAYLGSELSASLAHAKNIRTFLSISNPKKELFCDAITLNCKFIRCLDLNRSSGKIVSNSIGKLKHLRYLDLSSNSYLNSLTNSITNLVNLQTLKVNYCSNLRELPRGFVKLINLRHLELSWCKLNSLPGGIGQLTQLRYLDLSWNQNLLLLPDSMNDLLNLQTLKLNHCSKLKELPRDIGKLINLRHLKISDKLEYMPSGLGKLTNLQILSNYVLMKSEKCTPRHGGELKELMRLNNLRGKLELTNLSCEKNVAVEYEKAKLKDKQYLLSLTMEWDSEAKMDETEAIVGYEMSLEGLQPHQNIQKLRLTNYGGVKLSSWLSSLTKLVKLTLKDCAKCEHLVPLNQFKCLKHLKLVRLICLEYISNTNNVSEDLVGSTTTLLPSLESLWLWDLPNLKGWWRETEVHHSCFDANANANEDNHSSLPYYLPSLSKLHIEDCPKLTCMPLYPRLEGGLELRKTSWKPLEETFRMRMMMSSNVGSVFPTAPSFSPLSKLECLYLIDIDDLECLPDSFKSLTCLSSLIIDGCPKLKDLCPGILHLSSLRHLQISKCEGLGHMLISDDYDFMWQSLNGTLGLLELCTLPNIVTVLPKGIQHLTSLQELQVFFL